In Hymenobacter sublimis, a single genomic region encodes these proteins:
- the topA gene encoding type I DNA topoisomerase: protein MVKNLVIVESPAKAKTIEGYLGKDFVVKSSFGHVRDLPKDNNAIDIANGFKPTYVVSADKREIISQLKKLAKEAETVWLASDDDREGEAISWHLSETLNLNDAKTRRIVFREITKNAILNAIATPREIDLNLVNAQQARRVLDRLVGFELSPVLWKKVKTGLSAGRVQSVAVRLVVEREREISQFKTSSAYRVVAKFDAGRGAVLEAELPTRFKTREEAEAFLARCVNAAYRIDNLEKKPGKRSPAPPFTTSTLQQEASRKLGFSVAQTMSVAQKLYEAGKISYMRTDSVNLSQDALAAAQVAITAAYGAEYAQTRQFKTKSASAQEAHEAIRPTDFALVKAGADSQEQRLYDLIRKRALASQMADAVIERTVATISISTQPGVALTATGEVITFEGFLKAYAESKDDEEQDGESSFSRGLPPLSVGQELPLQQLRATERYAAPAARYTEASLVKKLEEMGIGRPSTYAPTISTIQKRGYVEKDTREGKERKFHVLTLEGDTVKTEVKTETYGADKAKLFPTDTAMVVNDFLVEHFPVIVDYQFTAKVEDEFDRIADGQEQWTDMLAGFYTTFHETVERGQDIERSTLGSTREIGVHPETGQKLTARLGRFGPYVQIEPKEGSEEKAVYASLRKGQFIESITLEEALELFKLPRIVGQFEEKDMTAALGRFGPYIRHDSKFYSLTKEQDPHTITAQEAIDLIEAKRKADAERLIKQFPEREDVQILNGRFGPYIVVGKKNVKIPKGEEPAELTLERCLELADATPDKPAKGGRFAKKAAPAADKEDKADKPARKAPAAKKPAAKKPAAKKPAGTAAKKATGKVK, encoded by the coding sequence ATGGTCAAAAATCTAGTCATCGTCGAATCTCCTGCTAAGGCCAAAACAATTGAGGGCTATCTGGGCAAGGATTTCGTGGTCAAGTCGAGCTTCGGCCACGTCCGCGACCTACCCAAGGATAATAACGCCATTGATATTGCCAACGGCTTTAAGCCTACCTATGTGGTATCGGCTGATAAGCGGGAGATAATCAGCCAGTTGAAGAAGTTGGCCAAGGAGGCCGAAACCGTATGGCTGGCCAGTGACGATGACCGGGAGGGCGAGGCTATTTCCTGGCACTTATCGGAAACGTTGAACCTGAACGACGCCAAAACCCGGCGCATCGTTTTTCGGGAAATCACCAAAAATGCTATTCTCAATGCCATTGCCACGCCCCGGGAAATTGACCTGAACTTGGTGAATGCCCAGCAGGCCCGACGGGTGCTCGACCGGCTGGTAGGTTTTGAGCTGAGCCCCGTGCTGTGGAAAAAAGTAAAAACTGGTCTTTCCGCTGGGCGCGTGCAATCCGTGGCCGTGCGGCTAGTGGTGGAGCGCGAGCGGGAAATCAGCCAGTTCAAAACATCCTCGGCCTACCGGGTAGTAGCGAAGTTTGATGCCGGCCGCGGCGCAGTACTAGAAGCCGAGCTGCCGACCCGGTTTAAAACCCGCGAAGAAGCTGAAGCTTTCCTGGCCCGTTGCGTAAATGCGGCCTACCGCATTGATAATCTGGAGAAGAAGCCCGGCAAGCGTAGCCCCGCGCCGCCCTTTACTACCTCTACTCTGCAGCAGGAAGCCTCGCGCAAGCTGGGTTTCTCCGTAGCCCAGACCATGAGTGTGGCCCAGAAGCTCTACGAAGCGGGCAAAATCAGCTACATGCGGACCGACTCGGTGAACCTGTCGCAGGATGCGTTGGCAGCGGCCCAGGTAGCTATTACGGCTGCTTACGGCGCAGAATACGCCCAGACCCGGCAGTTTAAAACCAAGTCGGCCTCGGCCCAAGAAGCGCACGAAGCTATTCGGCCCACAGATTTTGCTTTGGTGAAAGCGGGCGCCGACTCCCAGGAGCAACGGCTCTACGATTTGATCCGCAAGCGGGCCCTGGCCTCACAGATGGCCGACGCCGTGATTGAGCGCACGGTAGCAACCATCAGCATCAGTACCCAGCCGGGGGTAGCCCTTACGGCCACGGGAGAAGTTATTACCTTCGAAGGCTTCCTGAAGGCGTATGCCGAGTCGAAGGACGACGAGGAGCAGGACGGGGAATCGTCGTTCTCGCGCGGGCTGCCGCCCCTGAGTGTCGGCCAGGAGCTGCCCCTGCAGCAACTGCGGGCTACGGAACGCTACGCCGCCCCTGCCGCTCGCTACACGGAAGCCTCGCTGGTAAAGAAGCTGGAGGAAATGGGTATCGGCCGGCCTTCTACCTACGCGCCGACCATCAGCACCATTCAAAAGCGCGGCTATGTCGAAAAAGACACTCGTGAGGGTAAGGAGCGCAAGTTTCACGTGCTGACGTTGGAGGGCGACACGGTGAAAACGGAAGTAAAAACCGAAACCTACGGCGCCGATAAGGCCAAGCTGTTTCCCACGGATACGGCCATGGTGGTCAATGACTTCTTGGTAGAGCATTTCCCCGTCATTGTGGACTATCAGTTCACGGCGAAAGTGGAGGATGAGTTTGACCGGATTGCCGACGGCCAAGAGCAGTGGACGGACATGCTGGCCGGTTTCTACACCACGTTTCACGAGACGGTGGAGCGCGGCCAGGACATTGAGCGCAGCACGTTAGGAAGCACCCGCGAAATTGGCGTGCACCCGGAAACGGGCCAGAAACTAACGGCACGCCTGGGCCGTTTTGGTCCCTACGTGCAGATCGAGCCCAAGGAAGGCTCGGAGGAAAAGGCTGTGTACGCCAGCCTGCGGAAAGGTCAGTTTATCGAGAGCATCACGCTGGAAGAAGCGCTGGAGCTGTTCAAACTGCCCCGCATCGTGGGCCAGTTCGAGGAAAAGGACATGACGGCTGCCCTAGGTCGCTTCGGTCCTTACATTCGTCATGACAGCAAGTTCTACTCGCTCACCAAAGAGCAGGATCCGCACACGATTACGGCCCAGGAAGCCATTGATTTGATTGAGGCCAAGCGTAAGGCCGATGCCGAGCGTCTGATCAAGCAGTTTCCCGAGCGCGAGGACGTGCAGATCCTGAATGGCCGCTTCGGGCCCTACATTGTGGTCGGCAAGAAAAACGTCAAGATTCCCAAGGGCGAAGAGCCGGCCGAGCTGACCCTGGAACGCTGCCTGGAACTAGCCGACGCTACCCCCGATAAGCCAGCTAAAGGCGGCCGCTTCGCTAAAAAAGCGGCACCAGCAGCTGATAAGGAAGACAAAGCAGACAAGCCGGCGCGCAAAGCGCCCGCTGCCAAGAAGCCCGCGGCCAAGAAACCAGCGGCGAAAAAGCCTGCTGGCACTGCCGCCAAGAAAGCCACTGGCAAAGTGAAGTAA